One window of Flavobacterium dauae genomic DNA carries:
- the arfB gene encoding alternative ribosome rescue aminoacyl-tRNA hydrolase ArfB, giving the protein MNKEIIQTEILYKAVRSSGAGGQNVNKVATKVQIQFFAGQSNGLTADEKAILTTELANRITKDGFIMVECSETRSQLKNKELCTQRLFLLLENALKKDKKRIATKIPKSVIKKRLEDKQKNAEKKENRKFRF; this is encoded by the coding sequence ATGAATAAAGAAATTATACAAACCGAAATACTATACAAAGCCGTTCGCAGTTCGGGTGCCGGAGGACAAAACGTAAACAAAGTAGCTACCAAAGTGCAGATTCAGTTTTTTGCGGGACAAAGCAATGGCTTAACTGCTGATGAGAAAGCAATATTAACCACAGAATTAGCCAACCGCATTACCAAAGACGGTTTTATTATGGTTGAGTGTAGTGAAACCCGCAGTCAACTTAAAAATAAAGAATTGTGTACCCAACGCTTGTTTCTATTGTTAGAAAATGCTTTAAAGAAAGATAAAAAACGTATCGCAACGAAGATTCCTAAATCAGTTATCAAAAAACGTTTAGAAGACAAACAGAAAAACGCAGAGAAAAAAGAGAATAGAAAGTTTAGGTTTTAA
- a CDS encoding 4'-phosphopantetheinyl transferase family protein, whose product MSLYKIISHNTDTQILFWKITETENELRESIVLQKKHQERLNGMLSEQHRKGFLSVRKLLQQAGYSDFDLNYDTNGKPHLADGKHISITHSFEFSAIIISSKNVGIDIEKQREKIVKIADKFIGSEFDYLDKNNRYIEHLSVIWGAKEALYKMCNSRSLSFKQDMHVQDFTQNKDKGTALVDCKELDFSNKFTFHFENFENYTLVYALENE is encoded by the coding sequence ATGTCATTATACAAAATTATCTCTCATAACACTGACACTCAGATTCTTTTCTGGAAAATCACTGAAACAGAGAACGAACTCAGAGAAAGTATCGTTTTACAAAAAAAACATCAGGAAAGATTAAACGGAATGCTTTCTGAACAACACAGAAAAGGTTTTTTAAGTGTGCGGAAGTTGCTTCAACAGGCAGGTTATTCCGATTTTGATTTGAATTACGACACCAACGGAAAGCCACATTTGGCAGATGGCAAGCACATTTCTATTACGCATTCGTTTGAATTTTCGGCAATTATTATCTCTTCAAAAAATGTAGGAATTGATATTGAAAAACAGCGCGAAAAGATCGTAAAAATTGCCGATAAGTTTATAGGTTCAGAATTTGATTACTTAGACAAAAACAATCGATACATTGAACATTTAAGTGTAATTTGGGGAGCTAAAGAAGCTTTATACAAAATGTGCAACTCACGCAGTTTAAGTTTTAAACAGGATATGCATGTGCAAGATTTCACACAAAATAAAGACAAAGGAACTGCTTTAGTTGATTGCAAAGAGTTAGATTTTTCAAATAAATTTACGTTTCATTTCGAGAATTTTGAAAATTACACCTTAGTTTACGCATTAGAAAATGAATGA